The nucleotide window CGGCAGCGAGGACTACGACGTGCTCCTGTTCGGCGGGCCACGGACGATCCGGAAGCTGACCGGCTCCGACGACCCGGAGGTGATGGATCTGTCCGCCACGCTCGAACGCCACGACCTCACCCGCGAGCAGTTGATCGACGCCGCGATGCTGTGCGGGACGGACTTCAACGAGGGCGTCTCCGGAGTCGGCCCGAAGACGGCCGTACGTCTCCTCGACGAGCACGGCGACCTGTTCACCGCCTTGGAGGCGGAGGGGGCGACGGTGGCCAACGCCGACGCGGTACGGCAGTTCTTCCGTGACCCGCCCGTGACGGACGCGACGTTCGACACGACCGTCTCGCCGGACGTCGAGGCCGCACGGGCGTACGTCACCGACGAGTGGGAGGTGCCGGCCTCGGAGGTGGAGGCGGGGTTCGATCGCCTCTCGGACGCGCTCACACAGACTGGGCTGGACGACTGGACGTGACGCTCGGCCGCCGTTCTCGACCTCGTGTTGGGGTGTGCCGCGGTCGGCGGGTCATCGCAGCCGGACGCGAATTCGGTCGTCGTCGCGGCGGTACGTCGCCGGACCGTCGCTCGCGCGCGAGACGGTGAACGCCCGCAGTTCGACGACCAGCCGGCAGTCGGGCAGCGTCGCGCGGAGAATCGGTCCGGTGGCGGTGACGACGAGGTACGGGGGTGCGGGGACGGGGTCGGCCGGCAGCGACGCCCCGAGCGCCTCGGCTGCGGTCTCTAACACGGCGAGCAGGCCGGCGCGGTCGTCGCTCGTCAGCCGTCGTTCGAACGGCTCCGTGACGCCAGTTCTGTCGCTCGGCGGGGCGGTCCACTCGTCCGCGACCGCGTCGGCGGCGCGCCACACCCGATCCAGCGTCTCCGGGTGTTGCTCGCGGACTCGTCGCCGGACGCGCGCGGTCGGGTCGTCGCCGTCGGAGAGGGCGTCGTCGAGTGCGTCGTCGCCGTCGGGCACGTTCGTCGTCGGGGGCGGCGGTGACAAGAGTCTGCCGCGAGCCGTCCCGCTTTTGTTCGTCGCCCGTCCACCGTCGGTATGGACGAGTCGACAGTGGCGGCAGCCGTGGAGGATGGGATTCCGGACGCCGACGCGACCGTCACCCGCCCGCGTGTTCACGACGACGAGCAGGAGGACGCCCACTACGCCGCGGTCGTGGTGTCGCCGGCGTTCGAGGGCGAGAGCATCGTCGACCGCCACCAGATGGTGTACGACGCCGTCGGCGACGCGATGACGACGGAGGTCCACGCCCTGGAGATCACGACGTACACGCCCGCGGAGTACGCCGAGCAGTCCGACGAGTCGTAGCGCCGCCGGTCACGCCTCCGCCGCCGGGACGGCCCCGTCCACGACCACGCGGTCGCCGACTGCGAGGCGGCTCTCTCGCCCGGCCGGCGGCACGACCGTGTTGAGCGCGAGCCGGAACGCTCCCTCGAACCGCGGGCCGTCGCTCCAGTCGGGCAGCGTCTCCGTGCGCCGCCGGACGAACCGCTCGCGGAACCCCGCCGTCTCGGCGCCGGTGTCCGGGTCGCGCGCCGGGACGACACACCGGCGACAGGGGCCGACGCCATCGAGTGTGGCGTCGCCCACCCGGAAGCGAACGCGTTCCGACCGGTCGCCGTACAGTCTCTCCTCCCAGAACGCCGGTACACCCGAGACGACCAGGTTCGGTCGGAACCGTCGGGCCACGGCTCGCTCGGAGAGGTCGAACCAGTCGCCGACCGTCGACAGCGTCGCCCGGGACAACAGCGTCGGCCCGCTCGCGGCGGTGTCGTCCGGGTAGCTCGGCTCGGTGACGGCCGCTCGCACCTCGTAGCCGAGGTACGTCTCGACCCACTCGGCCAACGCGTCCGGACCGCCGCGTACGTCGCTGTCCGTCTCCTCTTCGCCTGCGTCGCTGTCCGTCTCCTCCTCGCCCGCGTCACTGTCCGTCTCCTCTTCGCCTGCGTCGCCGTCGGCGAGTCCGGGCACCCGGAACGTCGCCGGCGACGGGACGCTCCCGGTCGGTGCCGCCTCGACCGACGGTGGGGTGAGCCGGACGGTTCCGGCGGTGGAGTCGTAGTCGGCAGACAGCCGGTGGACCGCCCGCTCGTTCTTCCCGTTGACGTAGTCGCCGTCGGCGTCGACGAGCGCGACCACGCGGTCGGGGCGGAGACTCCCGTCCGGCCGCAGCGTCGCGGCGTCGACCGTCAGCCCATCCAACGCCTTCACCGGGTACACCCGGATCGTCGACAGCGTCGCCTCGTTCACACCCCGGGTTCGCCGTCGGTCGACAAGAGTCTCCCGGGGGCCGTCGTCGCCCGCCGTTCGCCGCGGAGCGACGCCGCCCCACCGAAGTTATCCCGCTGCCGACCGAGACCGAGACGATGGGAGTCGACCGACCGGCCGTCCCGGCGGCCCTGATTGCGGGCTGGCGGGAGACGGAGGCGACGGTGACGCGACCGTTCGACGCCCGGGTGGTCACCGTCGACGCCCACACCGTGGTGTACGACGACGACGACCTGCACGACCGACTCGCCGAGACCGCGGGAGTGTCCGGCCGGTGGCGGTTCTTCGTCGCCGCGCGGCTGGCGCTGTCGCCACGGGCCGGCCCCTCGCGGGCGCTCACCCGGCTCGTCGCCGACCGCGCCCACGACGGGTTCGCCGACCGGCTGGCCGACCGCGGGCTCGAACGGGTCCGGCAGCGCGGGACACGCTGGGAGACAGTCGCCGACAGGGACGCGCGGGTGGCCAGCTACGAGGCCGTCTACGACCCGGGGCCGGTGTCCGTCCGGACGAGCGCCCGGGTCGCCGTCCGGCCGGCCGACGAGGGGTACCTCCTGGCCGGCGGAGCGTACCCGACGGCCGTCAGGGGGAGTGGAGATCCGGAGACGGGCGAGGCGGTGGCGGCGGCGGTGGAGCCGGAACGCTTCGACGACGAGCTGACGACGCTGATCGGCGCCGTCGAGTGACCCGTCCGGCACGACTCGTCGACCGCCGTCGAGTGATCGGCCTCAGTCGCCGTCGACCACCGTCTCCGTCGCCCCGTCGTACAGCGCCCGAGCGTGTGTCAGGAGATCCTCCGGCGGACAGTCGCGGAGCCGGTCGGCGTCGACGAGCAGCTTCTGTCGCGGGCGGCCGACCCCCTGTGGGACCCGGTCCGTCTCGACGAGCCCGCGGTCGACGAGCCGCGACTTCACCCGGGACAGCTCCGTTCGGCTGGAGAGGCCGATCGACTCCGCCCACTCGGACACCGCCATCGTCTGGAGGCCGTGACGAGCGGCGACGAGTCCGACGACCGTCACCACGTCGAACGTGCCGCTGACCGGCAGCTCGGGCGCGTCGGCCAACACGATCCGCAGCGTCTCTCCGGCGTCGGGGAACGCCTCCACGAACGTGTTCGTCAGCTCTCGCCAGCCCGGCGTCGACGGCTCCAACGGCTCGGCCGCCGCCCACCGACGGTCGTACCGCTCGTGGAGGCGACGACACAGCGACGGCGTCCGGGCGGTGACGGACTGGAGCTCGCCGGTCGGGCGGAGGTGAGCGTGGACTGCGCCGTCCGCGACCGTCACCCGCTGAGAGAGGTCGTCTGCGGCCGCGACCGCGAGGTGGTCGTCCGCCCGGAGGTCGGACGCGACGGCGGCGGTCACGAACCGGCCGAGCAGCGCGCTCGGCTCCGACACCAGGAGTCTGATCGGTGTCGACCCGTCCGCCACCGACGGGACGGCGGCGACGTACTCCGTCACGTCCACGTCACCGCCGACGGTCGGGGTCGACCGGTCGATTCGCGTCTCGTGGAGGCGACCGAGCAGGGACCTGGCGAACTCGGCGGGCGGTGAGACACACAACACTCCGTCACGGCCGTCGGTCGTCCGGCCGTGGCCCCGTGGCCGTTCGTCTCGTGACATACACCCCGGTAGATTCCGGGGGTTAATCAATTCCCTCTATTCGATATCGACCGAGCAAAAGTCAGGTAGCCGGAGTGACCGACGCCGGCAGTGTCCGGACGGGTGCCTCGGTCGCCGACGTCGAGTTCTCGTTGGATGGTCTCTACGGTCTCGACGCCGTCCAGGCCCGCGTCTCTGGCCGCGAGCGCGACCTCGCGGGCGTCCTCGACGAACGGGGAGTAGACGGCCAGGAAGCCGCCGCGCCGGAGCAGCGCCGGCGCCCGGGCGACGACCGTCGGCGCGTCCGCCGTGTCCAGGGTCACCAGGTCGAAGCCGGGCTCGCGGTCGGCGAGGGCGTCTAGCTCGTCGGTCACGTCGCCCGTCCGCACGTCTACCGCGTCCGCGACGCCGCCGAGTCGGACGTTGTCGCGCGCCACGTCGGCGAACTCCGAGTCGACCTCGTAGGTGACCACCTCGGCGCCGAGTCGCGCGAGGTAGGAGGCCAACACCCCGGTGCCCGTGCCGGCGTCCAACACCGTGTCGCCCGCCCGAGCGCCGGTCTCGCCGACGATCAGCCCCACGTCTCGGGGGAGCATCGGTGCGCCCGTCCGCTCGTAGTGGTCGAACAGGTCCGGGCCGCGCAGCCGCCGCACCCGGAACTCCTCGCCGAGGTGTGTCTCCAGGCTGTCGCCCGGCTCGGCGTCTTCCGGCACCGTGAGCACGCCCAGGTCCGTCTGGAGCTCCGCGCCCCGCTCCCGGAGGTACTCCCGGTCGGAGTCGGGGTCCGTGTGGACCAGCAGTAACGAGCGTGTCACTCCAGTTCCGAGATCGCCGCCGCCAGGTCGCCGTCCACCTCGGCCAGCGTCTCGCGGGCCTGTGACGGCGGCACGCCCGCCCGCTGGGCGACGAGCTCCACGTCGTCGTCCGGGATCGCGTCCGCGGTCGTGGCGTCGTCGCCGCCCGACTCCGGTGTCGCGTCGTCGTCACCCGACTCCAGCGTCGCGTCGTCGCCCGCATCCAGCGTCGCGTCGTCGTCGCCGGCGACCTGGTGGGTGTCCGGCGAGCCGACGATCTGGTACGTCTCCTGGCCTTGTGCGTCCATCTTCGTCACCTGCGGGGCGTCGAAGACGAGCTCTTCGTCTTCCGTGACGATGACGACCGACTCCGCGTCCAGCTCGTCCATGTCGATCCCCATCTGTTTCATCATCTGTTCCATCTTCCGCGGGTCCATGCCGCCGCCTCCGAACATACGTTGTCCGTCGGCTGGCGCGAGGTTAAGGGTGACGACGTACTGTGGTCGCCACAGGCCACGACGCTTTTTGTACGAAGCCGCCGAACCACAGCCCGTGCCGACGATCAAGGACAGCGTCCACGACCACATCGAGGTGGACGGCGTCGCCGCGGAGCTACTGGACACGCCGCCGGTCCAGCGGCTCCGCCGGATCTCCCAGCTCGGGACGGTGAAGCTCGTCTACCCGTCCGCGAACCACACCCGGTTCGAACACTCGTTGGGGGTGTACCACCTCGCCGACCGGGCGCTGGCGTCGCTTGGCGTCGAGGGCCGGGAGGCCGAGCGGGTGCGGGCGGCCGCACTGCTGCACGACGTGGGTCACGCGCCGTTCAGCCACAACGTCGAGACGCTGATCCACCGCCGCACGGGACTGTACCACGACGACGTGACCGACATCCTGACGGAGTCGGCCGTCGGCGACGTGCTCCGGGACCACGACATCGACCCCGAGCGAGTCGCCGGACTCGTCTCCGGCGAGGGTCGGTACGGCCAACTCGTCTCCGGCGAACTCGATGTCGACCGGATGGACTACCTCGTCCGTGACGCCCACCACACCGGGGTCCCG belongs to Halobaculum sp. MBLA0143 and includes:
- a CDS encoding BolA family protein, which produces MDESTVAAAVEDGIPDADATVTRPRVHDDEQEDAHYAAVVVSPAFEGESIVDRHQMVYDAVGDAMTTEVHALEITTYTPAEYAEQSDES
- a CDS encoding MOSC domain-containing protein is translated as MNEATLSTIRVYPVKALDGLTVDAATLRPDGSLRPDRVVALVDADGDYVNGKNERAVHRLSADYDSTAGTVRLTPPSVEAAPTGSVPSPATFRVPGLADGDAGEEETDSDAGEEETDSDAGEEETDSDVRGGPDALAEWVETYLGYEVRAAVTEPSYPDDTAASGPTLLSRATLSTVGDWFDLSERAVARRFRPNLVVSGVPAFWEERLYGDRSERVRFRVGDATLDGVGPCRRCVVPARDPDTGAETAGFRERFVRRRTETLPDWSDGPRFEGAFRLALNTVVPPAGRESRLAVGDRVVVDGAVPAAEA
- a CDS encoding DUF5821 family protein → MSRDERPRGHGRTTDGRDGVLCVSPPAEFARSLLGRLHETRIDRSTPTVGGDVDVTEYVAAVPSVADGSTPIRLLVSEPSALLGRFVTAAVASDLRADDHLAVAAADDLSQRVTVADGAVHAHLRPTGELQSVTARTPSLCRRLHERYDRRWAAAEPLEPSTPGWRELTNTFVEAFPDAGETLRIVLADAPELPVSGTFDVVTVVGLVAARHGLQTMAVSEWAESIGLSSRTELSRVKSRLVDRGLVETDRVPQGVGRPRQKLLVDADRLRDCPPEDLLTHARALYDGATETVVDGD
- a CDS encoding methyltransferase domain-containing protein, with product MTRSLLLVHTDPDSDREYLRERGAELQTDLGVLTVPEDAEPGDSLETHLGEEFRVRRLRGPDLFDHYERTGAPMLPRDVGLIVGETGARAGDTVLDAGTGTGVLASYLARLGAEVVTYEVDSEFADVARDNVRLGGVADAVDVRTGDVTDELDALADREPGFDLVTLDTADAPTVVARAPALLRRGGFLAVYSPFVEDAREVALAARDAGLDGVETVETIQRELDVGDRGTRPDTAGVGHSGYLTFARSISNRGN
- a CDS encoding nascent polypeptide-associated complex protein; translated protein: MFGGGGMDPRKMEQMMKQMGIDMDELDAESVVIVTEDEELVFDAPQVTKMDAQGQETYQIVGSPDTHQVAGDDDATLDAGDDATLESGDDDATPESGGDDATTADAIPDDDVELVAQRAGVPPSQARETLAEVDGDLAAAISELE